TTAGGTGTTAGTAAATCAGATACGTACGAATGTATCGCCTTTTTATCTCCTTTAGCATCAACTCACATGTCAAAAGAATTAAATGCTATGCAAGTACTTGTTGAAGAAAAGCTCATCAAGTCAATTTCTGGTGGTGCTGGTACTTCACAATTTGGTGGCAACTATGCTTCTACATTTACTGCACAAATAAAAGCTAATCAACTTGGTTTTGATCAAGCATTGTGGCTTGATGGTAAGTATAGACACTATGTTGAGGAAGTTGGCAATATGAATGTATTTTTTGTGATTAGCGACAAAATCATAACACCACAATTAAACGATAGTATACTTCCAGGTGTGACACGCCAATCAATCATTTTGTTAGCTAAACAATTAGGTTATTCGATAGAAGAACGTGATATTTCTATAGATGAGGTCATTTCAGAAAGCTATAATGGACATTTAACTGAAATATTCTGCACGGATACTTTAAATACAATCACTTATGTCGATCGCTTAAAGTACAAAGAAGAAAACATCAC
The Mammaliicoccus sp. Dog046 genome window above contains:
- a CDS encoding aminotransferase class IV, with product MMPHYTSHTETNHFSETQMLTMTYQTSEGWSLPEIKPYAPITVSPSAQCLHYGQTVFEDIKVFNINDDIHIFQPLDHLNKFNRSLRRIEMPEVNPDQMLTYLSTLLEENTSFSSNQTISCAQLRLFMFASESKLGVSKSDTYECIAFLSPLASTHMSKELNAMQVLVEEKLIKSISGGAGTSQFGGNYASTFTAQIKANQLGFDQALWLDGKYRHYVEEVGNMNVFFVISDKIITPQLNDSILPGVTRQSIILLAKQLGYSIEERDISIDEVISESYNGHLTEIFCTDTLNTITYVDRLKYKEENITLHNTTIAQHLLNTYVDIQLNNRLDENHWNYSLPHGTTVQL